In the Juglans microcarpa x Juglans regia isolate MS1-56 chromosome 6D, Jm3101_v1.0, whole genome shotgun sequence genome, one interval contains:
- the LOC121268812 gene encoding uncharacterized protein LOC121268812 isoform X2 translates to MLFRRLIEVEPPSPVRYFIGAAIMVIGVVLPVGYMMFRNKRVPSSSSYSKQT, encoded by the exons ATGCTc TTCAGGAGGTTGATAGAAGTGGAACCACCGAGCCCGGTTAGGTACTTTATCGGAGCGGCGATAATGGTGATTGGAGTTGTATTGCCCGTCGGATACATGATGTTCCGAAACAAGCGTgtcccttcctcttcctcttacTCCAAACAGACGTAG
- the LOC121268812 gene encoding uncharacterized protein LOC121268812 isoform X1 — translation MLFRRLIEVEPPSPVRYFIGAAIMVIGVVLPVGYMMFRNKRVPSSSSYSKQTNKVLI, via the exons ATGCTc TTCAGGAGGTTGATAGAAGTGGAACCACCGAGCCCGGTTAGGTACTTTATCGGAGCGGCGATAATGGTGATTGGAGTTGTATTGCCCGTCGGATACATGATGTTCCGAAACAAGCGTgtcccttcctcttcctcttacTCCAAACAGAC